A single Vigna radiata var. radiata cultivar VC1973A chromosome 8, Vradiata_ver6, whole genome shotgun sequence DNA region contains:
- the LOC106772502 gene encoding homeobox-leucine zipper protein ANTHOCYANINLESS 2 isoform X2 — translation MEGPSEMGLIGENFDAGLMGRMRDDEYESRSGSDNFDGVSGDDQDGGDDQPQRKKRYHRHTPHQIQELESFFKECPHPDEKQRLDLSKRLGLENKQVKFWFQNRRTQMKTQLERHENIMLRQENDKLRAENSLMKEAMSNPVCNSCGGPAIPGQISFEEHQIRIENARLKDELNRICALANKFLGKPISSMTSPMALPTSNSGLELGIGRSGLGGSSTLGTPLPMGLDLGDGVLGTQTAMPGIRPSLGLMGNEVQLERSMLIDLALAAMEELLKMTQAESPLWIKSLDGEKEVFNHEEYARSFSPCIGPKPNGYVTEATRETGIVIINSLALVETLMDANRWAEMFPSMIARAINLDVISNGMGGTRNGALQVMHAEVQLLSPLVPVRQVRFIRFCKQHAEGVWAVVDVSIDVGHDAANAQPFMSCRRLPSGCIVQDMPNGYSKVTWLEHWEYDESGVHQLYRPLLSSGVGFGAHRWIATLQRQCECLAILMSSSISSDDHTALSQAGRRSMLKLAQRMTSNFCSGVCASSARKWDMLHIGTLGDDMKVMTRKNVDDPGEPPGIVLSAATSVWMPVSRQRVFDFLRDERLRSEWDILSNGGPMQEMVHIAKGQGHGNCVSLLRANAVNANDSSMLILQETWMDASCSVVVYAPVDVQSLNVVMSGGDSAYVALLPSGFAIVPDGHCNNSSSSCNGTMQKGGGGEESGGSLLTVGFQILVNSLPTAKLTVESVDTVNNLISCTIQKIKGALRVA, via the exons ATGGAGGGCCCCAGTGAGATGGGTCTCATTGGGGAAAATTTTGATGCTGGTTTGATGGGGAGGATGAGGGATGATGAGTATGAAAGCCGCTCTGGAAGTGATAACTTCGATGGTGTATCTGGTGATGATCAAGACGGTGGTGATGATCAGCcacagaggaagaaaagataccACAGACATACTCCTCACCAAATTCAAGAGCTTGAGTC TTTCTTCAAGGAGTGTCCTCATCCTGATGAGAAGCAAAGGTTGGATCTCAGTAAGAGGCTTGGGTTGGAGAATAAGCAAGTCAAGTTCTGGTTTCAGAACCGACGAACCCAAATGAAG ACCCAACTGGAACGCCACGAGAACATAATGCTTAGGCAGGAGAATGATAAGCTCAGAGCTGAGAACAGTCTGATGAAGGAAGCAATGTCAAATCCAGTGTGTAACAGCTGCGGTGGGCCAGCGATTCCTGGCCAAATTTCATTTGAGGAGCACCAGATTAGAATTGAGAATGCTCGACTAAAAGATGAGTTGAACCGTATATGTGCCTTAGCAAACAAGTTCCTTGGCAAGCCAATTTCATCAATGACCAGTCCCATGGCTCTACCAACCTCAAATTCTGGTCTGGAACTTGGTATTGGAAGGAGTGGGCTTGGTGGTTCAAGCACTCTCGGCACTCCCTTACCAATGGGACTTGACTTGGGAGATGGAGTATTGGGCACTCAAACTGCAATGCCTGGGATTAGACCATCATTGGGGTTGATGGGAAACGAAGTTCAGCTTGAGAGATCTATGCTTATAGATCTTGCGTTGGCTGCTATGGAGGAATTGCTAAAGATGACTCAGGCAGAGAGCCCTCTTTGGATCAAGAGTTTGGATGGTGAGAAGGAAGTGTTTAATCATGAGGAGTATGCAAGGTCGTTTTCTCCTTGTATTGGTCCAAAACCCAATGGTTATGTAACTGAAGCTACAAGAGAAACTGGGATAGTAATCATCAACAGTTTAGCCCTTGTGGAGACTTTGATGGACGCG AATCGATGGGCAGAGATGTTTCCTTCTATGATTGCTAGAGCCATCAACCTCGATGTTATATCCAATGGCATGGGTGGAACAAGAAATGGTGCTCTACAAGTG ATGCATGCTGAGGTACAATTGCTTTCACCACTAGTCCCCGTTCGCCAAGTGAGATTCATCCGGTTCTGTAAGCAACATGCAGAAGGTGTATGGGCTGTGGTTGATGTTTCTATTGATGTTGGTCACGATGCTGCTAATGCACAGCCATTCATGAGCTGTAGGAGGCTTCCTTCTGGCTGTATTGTGCAGGATATGCCCAATGGTTACTCCAAG GTTACTTGGCTTGAGCATTGGGAGTATGATGAGAGTGGTGTTCACCAACTTTATCGCCCATTGCTTAGTTCTGGTGTTGGATTTGGTGCTCATAGATGGATCGCCACTCTCCAGAGGCAGTGTGAATGCTTGGCTATCCTCATGTCGTCTTCCATTTCAAGTGATGATCACACAG CATTGAGCCAAGCTGGTCGGAGGAGCATGTTGAAATTGGCACAACGCATGACTAGTAACTTCTGTTCGGGGGTTTGTGCTTCGTCTGCTCGCAAGTGGGACATGCTTCACATTGGGACTCTTGGTGATGACATGAAGGTGATGACTAGGAAAAACGTGGATGACCCTGGTGAGCCTCCGGGGATCGTACTCAGTGCTGCAACTTCTGTTTGGATGCCAGTGTCACGGCAAAGGGTGTTTGATTTTCTGCGTGATGAACGGCTGAGAAGTGAGTGGGACATCTTGTCCAATGGTGGACCGATGCAGGAGATGGTACATATTGCCAAAGGACAAGGACATGGAAACTGTGTTTCTCTTCTCCGTGCCAAC GCTGTTAATGCGAACGATAGCAGCATGCTGATTCTGCAAGAGACATGGATGGACGCGTCGTGCTCGGTGGTGGTATATGCGCCAGTTGACGTGCAATCACTGAACGTGGTAATGAGTGGGGGAGATTCTGCATACGTTGCACTCTTGCCTTCAGGCTTCGCCATTGTCCCCGATGGTCACtgcaacaacagcagcagcagtTGCAATGGGACAATGCAGAAGGGTGGAGGAGGTGAAGAGAGCGGCGGAAGCCTTCTGACGGTGGGGTTCCAAATTCTGGTGAACAGTCTCCCAACAGCAAAGCTGACAGTAGAGTCAGTGGACACTGTGAATAACCTGATTTCGTGCACCATTCAGAAGATCAAAGGTGCTCTGAGAGTTGCGTAA
- the LOC106772502 gene encoding homeobox-leucine zipper protein ANTHOCYANINLESS 2 isoform X1 encodes MQNSSSFSYSNQRKMEGPSEMGLIGENFDAGLMGRMRDDEYESRSGSDNFDGVSGDDQDGGDDQPQRKKRYHRHTPHQIQELESFFKECPHPDEKQRLDLSKRLGLENKQVKFWFQNRRTQMKTQLERHENIMLRQENDKLRAENSLMKEAMSNPVCNSCGGPAIPGQISFEEHQIRIENARLKDELNRICALANKFLGKPISSMTSPMALPTSNSGLELGIGRSGLGGSSTLGTPLPMGLDLGDGVLGTQTAMPGIRPSLGLMGNEVQLERSMLIDLALAAMEELLKMTQAESPLWIKSLDGEKEVFNHEEYARSFSPCIGPKPNGYVTEATRETGIVIINSLALVETLMDANRWAEMFPSMIARAINLDVISNGMGGTRNGALQVMHAEVQLLSPLVPVRQVRFIRFCKQHAEGVWAVVDVSIDVGHDAANAQPFMSCRRLPSGCIVQDMPNGYSKVTWLEHWEYDESGVHQLYRPLLSSGVGFGAHRWIATLQRQCECLAILMSSSISSDDHTALSQAGRRSMLKLAQRMTSNFCSGVCASSARKWDMLHIGTLGDDMKVMTRKNVDDPGEPPGIVLSAATSVWMPVSRQRVFDFLRDERLRSEWDILSNGGPMQEMVHIAKGQGHGNCVSLLRANAVNANDSSMLILQETWMDASCSVVVYAPVDVQSLNVVMSGGDSAYVALLPSGFAIVPDGHCNNSSSSCNGTMQKGGGGEESGGSLLTVGFQILVNSLPTAKLTVESVDTVNNLISCTIQKIKGALRVA; translated from the exons ATGCAAAATTCATCTTCCTTCTCCTACTCAAAT CAAAGGAAAATGGAGGGCCCCAGTGAGATGGGTCTCATTGGGGAAAATTTTGATGCTGGTTTGATGGGGAGGATGAGGGATGATGAGTATGAAAGCCGCTCTGGAAGTGATAACTTCGATGGTGTATCTGGTGATGATCAAGACGGTGGTGATGATCAGCcacagaggaagaaaagataccACAGACATACTCCTCACCAAATTCAAGAGCTTGAGTC TTTCTTCAAGGAGTGTCCTCATCCTGATGAGAAGCAAAGGTTGGATCTCAGTAAGAGGCTTGGGTTGGAGAATAAGCAAGTCAAGTTCTGGTTTCAGAACCGACGAACCCAAATGAAG ACCCAACTGGAACGCCACGAGAACATAATGCTTAGGCAGGAGAATGATAAGCTCAGAGCTGAGAACAGTCTGATGAAGGAAGCAATGTCAAATCCAGTGTGTAACAGCTGCGGTGGGCCAGCGATTCCTGGCCAAATTTCATTTGAGGAGCACCAGATTAGAATTGAGAATGCTCGACTAAAAGATGAGTTGAACCGTATATGTGCCTTAGCAAACAAGTTCCTTGGCAAGCCAATTTCATCAATGACCAGTCCCATGGCTCTACCAACCTCAAATTCTGGTCTGGAACTTGGTATTGGAAGGAGTGGGCTTGGTGGTTCAAGCACTCTCGGCACTCCCTTACCAATGGGACTTGACTTGGGAGATGGAGTATTGGGCACTCAAACTGCAATGCCTGGGATTAGACCATCATTGGGGTTGATGGGAAACGAAGTTCAGCTTGAGAGATCTATGCTTATAGATCTTGCGTTGGCTGCTATGGAGGAATTGCTAAAGATGACTCAGGCAGAGAGCCCTCTTTGGATCAAGAGTTTGGATGGTGAGAAGGAAGTGTTTAATCATGAGGAGTATGCAAGGTCGTTTTCTCCTTGTATTGGTCCAAAACCCAATGGTTATGTAACTGAAGCTACAAGAGAAACTGGGATAGTAATCATCAACAGTTTAGCCCTTGTGGAGACTTTGATGGACGCG AATCGATGGGCAGAGATGTTTCCTTCTATGATTGCTAGAGCCATCAACCTCGATGTTATATCCAATGGCATGGGTGGAACAAGAAATGGTGCTCTACAAGTG ATGCATGCTGAGGTACAATTGCTTTCACCACTAGTCCCCGTTCGCCAAGTGAGATTCATCCGGTTCTGTAAGCAACATGCAGAAGGTGTATGGGCTGTGGTTGATGTTTCTATTGATGTTGGTCACGATGCTGCTAATGCACAGCCATTCATGAGCTGTAGGAGGCTTCCTTCTGGCTGTATTGTGCAGGATATGCCCAATGGTTACTCCAAG GTTACTTGGCTTGAGCATTGGGAGTATGATGAGAGTGGTGTTCACCAACTTTATCGCCCATTGCTTAGTTCTGGTGTTGGATTTGGTGCTCATAGATGGATCGCCACTCTCCAGAGGCAGTGTGAATGCTTGGCTATCCTCATGTCGTCTTCCATTTCAAGTGATGATCACACAG CATTGAGCCAAGCTGGTCGGAGGAGCATGTTGAAATTGGCACAACGCATGACTAGTAACTTCTGTTCGGGGGTTTGTGCTTCGTCTGCTCGCAAGTGGGACATGCTTCACATTGGGACTCTTGGTGATGACATGAAGGTGATGACTAGGAAAAACGTGGATGACCCTGGTGAGCCTCCGGGGATCGTACTCAGTGCTGCAACTTCTGTTTGGATGCCAGTGTCACGGCAAAGGGTGTTTGATTTTCTGCGTGATGAACGGCTGAGAAGTGAGTGGGACATCTTGTCCAATGGTGGACCGATGCAGGAGATGGTACATATTGCCAAAGGACAAGGACATGGAAACTGTGTTTCTCTTCTCCGTGCCAAC GCTGTTAATGCGAACGATAGCAGCATGCTGATTCTGCAAGAGACATGGATGGACGCGTCGTGCTCGGTGGTGGTATATGCGCCAGTTGACGTGCAATCACTGAACGTGGTAATGAGTGGGGGAGATTCTGCATACGTTGCACTCTTGCCTTCAGGCTTCGCCATTGTCCCCGATGGTCACtgcaacaacagcagcagcagtTGCAATGGGACAATGCAGAAGGGTGGAGGAGGTGAAGAGAGCGGCGGAAGCCTTCTGACGGTGGGGTTCCAAATTCTGGTGAACAGTCTCCCAACAGCAAAGCTGACAGTAGAGTCAGTGGACACTGTGAATAACCTGATTTCGTGCACCATTCAGAAGATCAAAGGTGCTCTGAGAGTTGCGTAA
- the LOC106769706 gene encoding RHOMBOID-like protein 2 yields MARRDLESGGGRTKNNRTEGNYTAHESSNLYEADTHWTSWLVPVFVVANIAVFVISMYINNCPKNNLGPQGGCVAKFLGRFSFEPMQENPLLGPSSSTLTKMGALRWDNVVNGHQGWRLVTCIWLHAGIIHLLANMLSLVFIGIRLEQQFGFVRIGVIYLVSGFGGSVLSCLFIRDHTSVGASGALFGLLGAMLSELITNWTIYSNKAMALLTLLVIIVINLGIGILPHVDNFAHIGGFLVGFLLGFILLPRPQFGWLEQRRLPAGVRLKSKYKAYQYVLWVVSLVLLTAGLTIALVMLFRGEKGYDHCHWCRYLTCVPTSKWECSNSS; encoded by the exons ATGGCCAGAAGAGATCTTGAGAGTGGCGGTGGGAGAACCAAGAACAACAGAACAGAGGGAAACTACACTGCGCATGAGTCTTCTAATCTTTACGAAGCTGATACCCATTGGACATCATGGCTGGTTCCTGTGTTTGTGGTTGCTAATATTGCTGTTTTTGTTATTTCCATGTACATCAACAATTGTCCCAAGAATAACCTCGGTCCCCAAGGTGGCTGCGTGGCCAAGTTCCTTGGAAGGTTTTCCTTCGAACCTATGCAGGAGAATCCGTTGCTTGGTCCTTCTTCTTCAAC ATTGACCAAGATGGGAGCCCTTCGGTGGGATAATGTAGTGAATGGGCATCAAGGATGGAGACTTGTCACTTGCATTTGGTTACACGCTGGGATTATTCATTTGCTTGCTAACATGTTGAGTCTAGTATTCATCGGGATTCGTCTGGAACAGCAATTCGGGTTTG TGAGGATTGGAGTTATATACCTGGTGTCTGGGTTTGGTGGAAGTGTTCTGTCATGTCTGTTTATCAGAGACCACACCTCGGTGGGTGCTTCTGGTGCCCTTTTTGGACTTCTTGGCGCAATGCTATCTGAACTTATCACAAACTGGACTATATATTCCAACAAA GCAATGGCATTACTCACCCTTCTAGTGATCATTGTGATCAACCTTGGCATTGGCATTTTGCCACACGTGGATAACTTTGCTCACATTGGAGGGTTCCTGGTGGGATTTCTCCTTGGTTTTATTTTGTTGCCTCGTCCTCAGTTTGGATGGTTAGAGCAGCGTCGACTTCCTGCCGGTGTTCGTTTGAAGTCTAAGTACAAAGCTTACCAATATGTTCTATGGGTAGTGTCTCTTGTTCTGTTGACTGCAGG GTTAACAATTGCATTGGTGATGCTATTCCGGGGTGAGAAAGGGTATGATCACTGCCATTGGTGTCGGTACCTAACATGTGTCCCGACCTCTAAATGGGAATGCAGCAATAGCAGTTAA
- the LOC111242395 gene encoding LOW QUALITY PROTEIN: putative non-specific lipid-transfer protein 14 (The sequence of the model RefSeq protein was modified relative to this genomic sequence to represent the inferred CDS: inserted 1 base in 1 codon) codes for MELCVGCNKSLRIIGLAMLLSSAPIVSSFIECSIITQLFSACSLFITHGTPDPIPGSPCCDXMSGVNNIANTADNRQYVCRCLMDLIDNFSSNASAIGILPGLCGISLGFNIDPNADCSL; via the exons ATGGAACTTTGTGTGGGATGCAACAAGTCTTTAAGAATAATTGGGTTGGCGATGTTGTTGTCCTCGGCTCCAATTGTATCTTCATTTATAGAATGCTCCATAATTACTCAGCTTTTCTCAGCATGCTCCTTGTTCATCACTCACGGCACCCCAGACCCCATTCCAGGGTCCCCTTGTTGTG CTATGTCTGGGGTGAACAATATTGCCAACACTGCTGATAATAGGCAATATGTTTGTAGGTGCTTAATGGACCTCATTGACAATTTCAGTTCAAATGCCTCAGCCATTGGTATCTTACCAGGCTTATGTGGTATCTCTTTGGGATTCAATATTGATCCTAATGCAGACTGTAGTTTGTAA